CAGAATCGAGTACTCTTGAGATGAAAGGGTATGCGGTGCCGCATGGCGCGGACGGCCCGGTTACGGGTGTGCAGGTTTCCGCCGATGGAGGCCAGACATGGGTGGATGCTGAGATCGAGGGTTCTTCTCTTGAGAGGAAATGGTGTTGGGTTTTGTGGAGAGCGAAAGTCAGGGTTGAGAAAGGAACTGGAAAGCAGGTTCTGAGTCGTGCATTTGATAGGGGTGGGAATGTGCAGCAGGAGCATTCGCAATGGAATCTGAGGGGTGTGGGATATAATGGATATGGAAGGGCAAGTGATCTTATCGTTGTTTAGTGAATAAGCTATCGGGCATGCTTCACAGATATCATAATATTGACACTGGTCTATACAAcattatacatacataaccGATCAGGGGAGCACGATGTACTTCTCCAAGTGCTTAGGGATAGCGGTTCTCAGACCCTTGCTCTGGAGCCAGTTGTTCGAGAACAGACGGTCGGCGTAGCGGTAGGCGCCATCACACAGAATGGTGACGACGGTCTTACCCTTGCCGAGCTTTTCGGCAACTTCCTTGGCCGCAACAACGTTGAGCGCAGAGCTAGCTCCAAGATAGAGACCTTCCTCATCGAGGCAGCGGTAGACCATCTCGATCGACTTCTCATCGCTAATGTTCAAAGACccatccaaaagatcaaTGTCGGGCTGAAGGTTGTCCGTGACGCGGCCCTGACCAATACCCTCCGTGATACTGCTTCCCGAGCGCTCGATTAGGTTTCCGCCGCTCTGGATGTAGCTGTGCAGAACACTGCCCGGGGGGTCGGCAAGGAAGCACTTCACCCGGCCGTCGGAAGCGGTCTTCAGATAGCGGGTAATTCCGGCCAATGTTCCTCCGGTTCCAGTAGCACAAGTGAAAGCATCGACCTGTCCGCCAGTCTGGGCCCAGATTTCCGGCCCGGTCATCTCAATGTGGGCCTGGCGATTGGCAGTGTTGTCGAACTGGTTCGTCCATACGGCGTTATCCAGGGATTCGGCATGTCTCCTTGCCTGGTGGTTGTAGTTCTGCGGGTTGTCGAAGGCGACGGCCGGCACAGGGTAGACCTCCGCTCCCAACAGCCGCAACAAGTCAATCTTACCCTGGGACTGCGTGTTGGGCATGTAGATGACAAGCTTGTAGCCCTTTGACCTACACACGTGCGCCAACCCAATTCCAGTGTTACCAGCTGTTCCCTCAACCACTGTACCACCAGGCTTCAAAAGTCCCTTCTCCTCGGCATCCTTGACGACGAACAATGCTGCACGGTCCTTCACACTGCCTCCAGGGTTCTGGAACTCAGCTTTACCGAGGATGTTGCAGCCAGTCTCCTCGGAGAGGCGCTTCAATTGGATAAGTGGTGTGTTTCCAATTGCTTAATGACAAACTGTCAGAAGCCATTGTTCGTGTAGCTAACCTTTATTTTCGTCTTCTTAGCGTACCTTCTGTAAGACCGTTAACGTAGCCCTGAGCTTGCGACACCCGGACGCTATAGGCGGTCGATCCTTCTGCTGCGCGGAGCGCAGTGGTGCCGAAGCGCCGAATACTTTGTCGGAACATTGTTTCAAAAGGCTTCGAAGGCTAGCACAGCTACTCCCGAACGCCGTCTGCTATGCAAGAGACAATTAATGGAAGAAGACCATTCCATTCCCCGGATTCCCAAATGCCGATTGTCGGCCTTAGTCAGCGATAGCGCATCACGTGAGCGATGGCGTGATAGCTTGTACGAAGAGGAGCCTCAATTGTACATTGCGCATAACGTTGACTAGATAATGCTtgatattaatttaatc
The sequence above is a segment of the Aspergillus flavus chromosome 4, complete sequence genome. Coding sequences within it:
- a CDS encoding uncharacterized protein (cysteine synthase-lyase)), giving the protein MFRQSIRRFGTTALRAAEGSTAYSVRVSQAQGYVNGLTEAIGNTPLIQLKRLSEETGCNILGKAEFQNPGGSVKDRAALFVVKDAEEKGLLKPGGTVVEGTAGNTGIGLAHVCRSKGYKLVIYMPNTQSQGKIDLLRLLGAEVYPVPAVAFDNPQNYNHQARRHAESLDNAVWTNQFDNTANRQAHIEMTGPEIWAQTGGQVDAFTCATGTGGTLAGITRYLKTASDGRVKCFLADPPGSVLHSYIQSGGNLIERSGSSITEGIGQGRVTDNLQPDIDLLDGSLNISDEKSIEMVYRCLDEEGLYLGASSALNVVAAKEVAEKLGKGKTVVTILCDGAYRYADRLFSNNWLQSKGLRTAIPKHLEKYIVLP